CGGCGTTGCTCGTCGGTCACAGCCCCAAAACGGGGATGCTCCCTCCTCGCGCCTTGCATCCGGCCAGGCGGCGCTCCCGCCAAAACCGGAAGTTATTTTTGCACAGACCCTTAGGCCGCTTCAACGCTGAACTCCAGCGCGGGGCCGGAAGCAGCCTGAAGGCTGCGGTCCGCACAGTTTTCGGTTCATGGGCCGTGGGCATGGTTCTGAACCAAGGAAGCTCTACACGAACGGACCCCATCATCCGTCCCTTTTCCCCCACCGAGGGGGAGAGGGTGTACGACGAAGCCGCCTTCCCGCTCACCTCACCTCTCTGCGCCCGAGCCCCAGGCAGAAGATAATGGAAGCGGAAACCATCATCGACACGCAGAGATAATAAAGCCCTCCCACAAAAGAGCCGGTTAACGTTTCGGCTTTTCCCAGGACGTACGGGCCCAGGAACCCGCCGAGGTTCCCGATTGAGTTAATGAGGCCGATGCTGCCCGCGGCCGCCGCTTCCGTGAGAAACAGGCTGGGCAACGTCCAGAACGCCGGGAGATACGCTTTGAAACCCAGGAACGCCACCATGAAGCAGGCAATCGTGAGCGGCAAATTCCCGCGCGTGAGCGGCGCCAGCGCCAGCGCGGTCGCGCCCAGGAGGATTGGCGTGATCGCGTGGAAGCGGCGTTCCTTGAGCCGGTCCGAGTTCCAGCCGACAAACAGTTGACCCACGAGCGCCGAGCAAGGCGGGAGCAGCACGAGCCAGGTGATGGCGTCGAACTTCAACGCGTACCATTGCTGCAAAATGCTGGGCAGAAAAAATTCTACGCCATAACTGCCGGTGACCGTGCAAAAATATGCCGCCGCCAGCAGAAGCACTTTGGGATGACGCAACGCTTCGAAGACCGTCAGGCGCCGGCCGCCGGAGCGATGGGCTTTTTCCTCGTCCAATTTGGTCTCCAGCGCGGCGATTTCATCCGGTGAGAGCCACTTCGCCTGGCGCGGCCGGTCCGTGAGCATGAACAGCACGATCACGCCGAGAACGATGGCCGGAAGTCCCCAGAAAATGTAAACCCATTGCCAGCCTTCGAGGCCGAGCAGTTCGGGGCGATGCACGGGGACGCCATTGATCATTTCGTCGGTTCCGATTTTCAAAAGCGCATTGGAGATTTTCGGGCTGATCAGTTGGGCGATGGGCGTGGCCACGAAAAAATAAGCCAGCGCCCGGGCGCGGTCCCGGCTGGGAAACCAGTGCGTCAGATACACAATGACGCCGGGAAAGAAACCGGCCTCAGCCAGTCCGAGGAGGAATCGCACGACATAAAACTGACCCGGCGTTTTCACAAGCGCCGTGAGAGCCGCCATGATTCCCCACGTGATCATGATCCGGCTGATCCATTTTCGCGCGCTCCATTTCTCAACCAGCAGCGTGCCGGGAATTTCCAGCAGGAAATAGCCGACGAAAAAAACGCCCGCCCCGAAGCCGATCACCGCGTTATCGAATCCCGGCAGGTCGCGGGTCATCGTCAATTTGGCGATGGCGACGTTGGCCCGATCGACATAGGCAATGACGTAGCAAACGAAAAGCAACGGGAGCAACCGCCAGTACGCTTTGCGGCGGGCGCGGTCCAGGGGAGTGTCGGTCGAGGCATCGGCGGTCATAGGCTCTGGCGGTCAGCGCATCGGGGATTCGGTGCGGGGAATCTGCCGGAACGGCTGCCCAGGGTCGAGCGGCATCTTGGGGCACCTCGAAAAAAGTTGTCTTCTCCACAGCAGGCCGTAGGTTTTCGCCAGCATGGACGCAGGATGAAGACGTTTGCAGAACTGGATTTTCCGGGCCGCATGATCGCGGTCGAGGGATTGGATGGCTCCGGAAAATCCACGCAGATTTATTTGCTGAAACGCTGGCTCGAGTTGCAGGGCGCCAAGGTATTCTTCAGTGAATGGAATTCATCCACGCTCGTGAAGAACGCCACGAGCAAGGGCAAGAAACGCG
The sequence above is drawn from the Verrucomicrobiota bacterium genome and encodes:
- a CDS encoding MFS transporter, producing the protein MTADASTDTPLDRARRKAYWRLLPLLFVCYVIAYVDRANVAIAKLTMTRDLPGFDNAVIGFGAGVFFVGYFLLEIPGTLLVEKWSARKWISRIMITWGIMAALTALVKTPGQFYVVRFLLGLAEAGFFPGVIVYLTHWFPSRDRARALAYFFVATPIAQLISPKISNALLKIGTDEMINGVPVHRPELLGLEGWQWVYIFWGLPAIVLGVIVLFMLTDRPRQAKWLSPDEIAALETKLDEEKAHRSGGRRLTVFEALRHPKVLLLAAAYFCTVTGSYGVEFFLPSILQQWYALKFDAITWLVLLPPCSALVGQLFVGWNSDRLKERRFHAITPILLGATALALAPLTRGNLPLTIACFMVAFLGFKAYLPAFWTLPSLFLTEAAAAGSIGLINSIGNLGGFLGPYVLGKAETLTGSFVGGLYYLCVSMMVSASIIFCLGLGRREVR